A window of Terriglobus sp. RCC_193 contains these coding sequences:
- a CDS encoding sugar phosphate isomerase/epimerase family protein — MAMTRRTFLQLAAAATAVAATPASFANPLGLPIGCQTYPVRKTINTDFEGTMKGLHAAGFTAIELCSPYGYSDFSSLQKYKPKELSDLLKSWGLTCISAHWGPNELFQKTDESIAYAKEFGMTQMAVAALGPFNSKGTETLDDVKRYVEPFNAFAEKAHAAGITALLHNEGFVSKTIEGKRVYDVMIAELDPTNVKLQFQVSTQQEGFDAVEYFHKYPGRYLSMHCQDWVKDPSTKSGFRQVPIGQGVVDWKSVFAAAKVGGVKNYFVELEEDPALMPPSVPFLKKLNV; from the coding sequence ATGGCCATGACACGACGCACCTTCCTCCAGCTTGCCGCTGCTGCCACCGCCGTGGCTGCAACACCTGCAAGCTTTGCAAATCCACTGGGCCTGCCCATTGGCTGTCAGACGTACCCCGTACGCAAGACCATTAACACCGATTTCGAAGGCACCATGAAGGGTCTGCACGCAGCGGGCTTCACGGCAATCGAACTCTGCTCGCCCTATGGTTACTCTGACTTCTCCAGCCTGCAGAAGTACAAGCCAAAGGAACTGAGTGACCTGCTGAAGAGCTGGGGCCTGACCTGCATCTCAGCGCACTGGGGGCCAAACGAACTGTTCCAGAAGACCGACGAAAGCATCGCCTATGCGAAGGAATTTGGCATGACGCAGATGGCCGTAGCCGCGCTCGGGCCCTTCAATAGCAAAGGCACTGAAACACTTGACGATGTGAAGCGCTACGTGGAACCCTTCAACGCGTTCGCAGAGAAGGCACACGCCGCAGGCATCACCGCACTGCTGCATAACGAAGGCTTTGTCTCCAAGACGATTGAAGGCAAGCGCGTGTACGACGTGATGATCGCCGAACTCGATCCCACGAACGTCAAGCTGCAGTTCCAGGTTTCCACCCAGCAGGAAGGCTTCGATGCCGTGGAGTACTTCCACAAGTATCCGGGGCGCTATCTTTCCATGCACTGCCAGGACTGGGTGAAGGACCCATCCACCAAGAGCGGCTTCCGCCAGGTTCCCATTGGACAGGGTGTTGTGGACTGGAAGTCTGTTTTCGCAGCAGCAAAGGTGGGCGGCGTGAAGAACTACTTTGTCGAACTGGAAGAAGATCCTGCGCTGATGCCGCCCAGCGTTCCATTTCTGAAGAAGCTGAACGTGTAA
- a CDS encoding carboxypeptidase regulatory-like domain-containing protein: protein MTPIQFPSRMRKGLAQNAVRLMLLAGATAPVMLPGMMMAQAVNGSLLGTVQDKTGAAVPNAKVTITEKATNIAHEATTNSSGNYSFQNLSPGTYSVNVQMQGFQSEIHPSVDVLVNNTTRSDFDLNPGNVTETIEVTDSAPMMQSDRADVSTKIEQQSVESLPMGVNRNFQSLLNLVPGTTPATFQHSQFFNAGSTLQTQVNGLPRMGNAYNIEGIDDDMRTGLLQILIPPADAIASVEASTNNFQVELGRAIGAVTNVTLKSGANRFHGSASEYLQNSYFNARSYFAAAPGKVTYNYFGGNISGPIIKDKLFFYADYFRTADHERTSNTLTIPFPKYYTDNGSGFIDLSDFYSTTTDSSGNTIINGTIYDPATGDPSTGNGRTAFAGNKIPISRVNPTSLKLLQALPKPNQNLGNLQNPTNNYFVNSPFFKDANTYDGKIDYQISPKDHLSLRYSQQIYSLFQAPSFNSFLGGPGNGGGFAGTGHQNAYSTGLNFDHAFSSTLLTEVRFGVAHYRNTSQPTDYNTTDATNAGAPGVNVDPLTGGQIGINIGTFSSGPFIGYSPSMPWIRAEANIDFVNNWTKITGNHTFRFGVDIRRVRDELLQGQTFSPRGVVTFGQNQTFTNAPTSGKVQYRTNGANDMASFLLDVPSGVGRDLFTYFPAFRQWWYFGFAGDKWQVTKNLTLDLGVRWEFYQPATPAKTGGFSAYDPGTNQLRVAGVGANSMTLGYKAQLNYWAPRTGFAYRANDKMVIRGGVGMAYMPYADNTWLYNYPVRANNSYGTCSTAYVTAQYTCAGNIYQQPVTFQSGFPAPVPVVVPSSGIYQIDPSNPTLNNQTYIYIPKDYHNPYVYSYNLAVQQALPGNFSLSIAYVGNHGVRIGAANNINLPDRLNCGTACNPLQIKFQHSAGVTQQFIGFSSNYSSLQTTLSRRFTNGLATNSSYTWGKGLGYQSGDDGGVLFFQDLRRNYARNDFDRTSSFSQSVTYELPLGKGKKWVNTGFLSQAIGGWKLSGIVLLYTGTPFNVTASGATINTGGWTQNANLVAPFKKTKGIGANAYWFDPNSFAQPAGCTGYATATPTSATCPIINGTTVGNLGRNAFTGPGLFQNNASIFKTFGLPMEGTTLDIRMDVFQLTNTPQFSNPGTGFNLSPSSNFGRVTGTTGSGSGVNGTGGGRSLQLAAIFKF, encoded by the coding sequence GTGACACCCATCCAATTCCCATCGCGCATGCGAAAAGGTCTGGCGCAGAACGCCGTACGCCTGATGCTGCTCGCAGGCGCAACCGCTCCCGTAATGCTCCCAGGCATGATGATGGCGCAGGCAGTGAACGGATCACTGCTGGGCACCGTGCAGGACAAGACCGGCGCAGCCGTTCCCAACGCCAAGGTCACCATCACGGAAAAAGCCACCAACATTGCCCACGAAGCAACCACCAACAGCAGCGGCAACTACAGCTTCCAGAACCTGTCTCCTGGCACGTACTCCGTCAACGTGCAGATGCAGGGCTTCCAGAGCGAAATCCATCCCAGCGTCGACGTGCTGGTGAACAACACCACCCGCTCTGACTTCGATCTGAATCCCGGCAACGTGACCGAGACCATTGAAGTCACTGACTCCGCACCGATGATGCAATCTGATCGCGCTGACGTCTCCACAAAGATTGAGCAGCAGAGCGTCGAATCGCTGCCCATGGGCGTCAACCGCAACTTCCAGTCGCTGCTGAACCTGGTCCCGGGCACAACACCTGCAACATTCCAGCACTCGCAGTTCTTTAATGCCGGTTCCACTCTGCAGACACAAGTCAACGGCCTCCCGCGTATGGGCAATGCCTACAACATCGAAGGCATTGACGATGACATGCGCACGGGCCTGTTGCAGATCCTCATCCCGCCCGCTGATGCTATCGCTTCTGTGGAAGCCTCGACTAACAACTTCCAGGTGGAACTGGGCCGTGCCATCGGTGCTGTCACCAACGTCACCCTGAAGTCAGGCGCCAACAGGTTCCACGGCAGCGCATCGGAGTATCTGCAGAATAGCTATTTCAATGCTCGCTCCTACTTCGCTGCGGCTCCTGGCAAGGTCACCTACAACTACTTCGGCGGCAACATCAGCGGTCCCATCATCAAGGACAAGCTGTTCTTCTACGCAGACTACTTCCGCACCGCCGATCACGAGCGTACCTCGAACACGCTGACCATTCCGTTTCCCAAGTACTACACGGATAACGGCAGCGGCTTTATTGACCTCAGCGACTTTTACTCCACCACCACCGATTCCAGCGGCAACACGATCATCAACGGCACAATCTACGATCCCGCGACGGGTGACCCATCAACCGGTAACGGTCGCACAGCGTTCGCAGGAAACAAAATTCCGATCAGCCGTGTGAATCCTACCTCGCTGAAGCTTCTTCAAGCGCTACCCAAGCCTAATCAGAATCTGGGGAACCTGCAGAATCCCACCAACAACTACTTTGTGAACTCGCCGTTCTTTAAGGACGCCAACACCTACGACGGCAAGATCGACTACCAGATATCACCAAAAGACCACCTCAGCTTGCGGTACAGCCAGCAGATTTACTCGCTGTTCCAGGCGCCATCGTTCAACAGTTTCCTTGGCGGTCCCGGTAACGGCGGAGGCTTCGCCGGCACGGGCCACCAGAATGCCTACTCCACGGGTCTGAACTTCGATCATGCCTTCTCGTCCACCCTTCTCACAGAGGTTCGTTTCGGCGTGGCTCATTACCGCAACACCTCGCAGCCGACTGACTACAACACCACGGACGCCACCAATGCTGGCGCTCCCGGCGTGAACGTCGATCCCCTCACGGGTGGCCAGATCGGCATCAATATCGGCACGTTCTCCTCTGGCCCATTCATCGGCTACTCGCCCTCCATGCCCTGGATCCGCGCAGAAGCCAACATCGACTTCGTCAACAACTGGACCAAGATCACCGGCAATCACACCTTCCGCTTCGGTGTGGACATCCGCCGTGTGCGTGATGAACTCCTTCAAGGGCAGACCTTCAGCCCCCGCGGCGTCGTCACCTTCGGCCAGAACCAGACCTTCACGAACGCACCAACGTCCGGAAAGGTTCAATACAGAACAAACGGAGCCAATGACATGGCTTCCTTCCTGCTGGACGTTCCCAGCGGCGTCGGTCGCGATCTGTTCACGTACTTCCCGGCCTTCCGCCAGTGGTGGTACTTCGGCTTCGCGGGTGACAAATGGCAGGTCACAAAGAATCTGACACTTGACCTCGGCGTCCGCTGGGAGTTCTATCAGCCTGCCACACCGGCAAAGACCGGCGGCTTCTCCGCCTATGACCCGGGCACCAACCAACTCCGCGTCGCCGGCGTAGGTGCCAATTCAATGACCCTTGGGTACAAGGCGCAGTTGAATTACTGGGCCCCCCGTACAGGCTTTGCCTATCGCGCAAATGACAAGATGGTTATCCGCGGCGGCGTCGGCATGGCGTACATGCCCTATGCGGATAACACCTGGCTCTATAACTATCCTGTCCGTGCGAATAACTCCTACGGCACCTGCAGCACCGCTTACGTGACGGCGCAGTACACCTGTGCAGGAAACATCTATCAGCAGCCAGTAACTTTCCAATCCGGCTTCCCTGCGCCTGTTCCGGTTGTCGTACCTAGCTCCGGCATCTACCAGATCGATCCATCCAACCCAACTCTCAACAACCAGACGTACATCTATATCCCGAAGGACTACCACAACCCGTACGTGTATTCGTACAACCTGGCGGTGCAGCAGGCATTGCCTGGAAACTTCTCGCTCTCGATTGCGTACGTTGGCAACCACGGCGTCCGCATCGGTGCCGCCAATAACATCAACCTGCCCGACCGTCTGAACTGCGGTACTGCCTGCAATCCGCTGCAGATCAAGTTCCAGCACTCTGCTGGCGTCACGCAGCAGTTCATTGGCTTCTCCAGCAATTACAGTTCGCTGCAGACCACGCTCAGCCGTCGCTTTACCAACGGCCTTGCCACCAACAGCTCCTATACCTGGGGTAAGGGCCTCGGCTACCAGAGCGGTGACGACGGTGGTGTCCTCTTCTTCCAGGACCTTCGCCGCAACTATGCCCGCAATGACTTCGACCGCACCAGCAGCTTCTCGCAGTCCGTCACCTATGAACTCCCACTCGGCAAGGGTAAGAAGTGGGTCAACACAGGCTTCCTCTCTCAGGCCATCGGTGGTTGGAAGCTCTCGGGCATTGTCCTCCTCTATACAGGCACGCCATTCAACGTAACCGCCAGTGGCGCAACCATCAATACCGGCGGCTGGACCCAGAACGCGAATCTTGTTGCTCCGTTCAAGAAGACAAAAGGCATCGGCGCCAACGCGTATTGGTTTGACCCGAACTCGTTCGCGCAGCCTGCCGGTTGCACGGGCTACGCCACCGCAACGCCTACCTCCGCCACCTGCCCAATCATCAACGGCACCACGGTTGGCAACCTTGGCCGCAATGCCTTTACCGGTCCTGGCCTCTTCCAGAACAACGCTTCCATCTTCAAGACCTTTGGTCTGCCTATGGAAGGCACCACCTTGGATATCCGCATGGATGTCTTCCAGCTAACCAACACACCGCAGTTCTCCAACCCGGGAACCGGTTTCAACCTGTCGCCCAGCAGCAACTTCGGTCGCGTGACCGGCACCACCGGCTCCGGCTCTGGTGTGAACGGCACGGGTGGTGGACGCTCACTCCAACTGGCTGCGATCTTCAAGTTCTAA
- a CDS encoding DUF4097 domain-containing protein, with translation MRSITLALLLSGSFLVTASAQSTWDKSYTVNGKPMLQVQVDDASVRVRSCGGCRTVSVQVDYRNSDPTMWSIAELQGGNGINFSMKHKEMSRHFFGGWHGHSPEITIVTPTETDLNLRSGDGALTLAGLHGSVDAHTGDGAISADDLVGAMRLTTGDGSITLRRGEGSLYATTGDGSMNLEGRLNQFEARSGDGGVTLRLMPGSTLGSASSVTTGDGSISINLPRDLRAEVEANTGDGRISSSLPFFTTTSSGRGNSHVRGTMNGGGPTLRIHSGDGSISLSAS, from the coding sequence ATGCGATCGATCACCCTGGCGCTGCTTCTATCGGGATCGTTCCTGGTCACGGCCTCTGCCCAATCGACCTGGGACAAGAGTTACACCGTGAACGGAAAACCCATGCTGCAGGTGCAGGTTGACGACGCATCCGTGCGTGTGCGCTCCTGCGGCGGCTGTCGCACGGTCAGCGTTCAGGTGGACTACCGCAACAGTGATCCTACGATGTGGTCCATCGCCGAACTGCAGGGTGGCAACGGCATCAACTTCTCCATGAAACATAAGGAGATGTCGCGTCACTTCTTCGGCGGCTGGCACGGCCACTCGCCGGAAATAACCATCGTGACGCCCACGGAAACAGACCTGAACCTGCGCAGCGGCGACGGCGCACTCACCCTTGCTGGCCTTCATGGCAGCGTGGATGCACATACTGGTGACGGCGCCATCTCTGCCGATGATCTCGTAGGCGCGATGCGGCTCACAACGGGCGATGGCAGCATTACGCTGCGCCGTGGCGAAGGCTCACTGTACGCCACCACCGGCGACGGCTCCATGAACCTGGAGGGTCGCCTGAACCAGTTTGAAGCGCGCAGCGGCGACGGCGGTGTGACGCTGCGCCTGATGCCGGGCTCCACACTGGGTTCTGCCTCGTCCGTAACGACGGGTGACGGCAGCATCTCGATCAACCTGCCGCGTGATCTGCGCGCCGAAGTGGAAGCCAACACCGGCGATGGCCGGATCAGCTCCTCGCTGCCGTTCTTTACGACGACCAGCAGCGGTCGCGGCAACTCGCATGTGCGCGGGACGATGAACGGCGGCGGCCCCACGCTACGCATCCATTCCGGCGACGGCAGTATCTCGTTGTCCGCTTCTTAG
- a CDS encoding class I SAM-dependent methyltransferase has product MATTPNIDQLKQGMRTTWMAGDFGVIARTISAGAEEFARSLNIPAGAKVLDIATGTGNVAIPLARVGCIVTGVDAPNLLEQARERAITESHRTLCLRSGQRDTAVAGMDA; this is encoded by the coding sequence ATGGCAACGACCCCGAACATCGATCAGCTCAAGCAGGGCATGCGCACAACGTGGATGGCAGGCGACTTCGGCGTGATCGCCAGAACCATCTCTGCCGGGGCCGAGGAATTTGCGCGCAGCCTGAACATTCCCGCAGGCGCAAAGGTGCTGGATATCGCGACAGGAACGGGCAACGTTGCCATTCCCCTGGCACGCGTTGGATGCATCGTGACCGGCGTGGACGCGCCGAATCTGCTGGAGCAGGCACGCGAACGCGCCATCACTGAAAGTCACCGCACGCTATGTCTAAGAAGCGGACAACGAGATACTGCCGTCGCCGGAATGGATGCGTAG
- the lepB gene encoding signal peptidase I gives MMRRAANFVADAIGQVASSLARLTVVALFVITFVVQPSQIPTGSMIPTLLVGDFVLVNKQVYADPGHFRWLMPYRDPRRDDVIVFHYPIDPSQLLVKRVIAVPGDRVHLHEGQVVLNGQPLKEPFALYTPSGRSPYRDEFPNLQRADPAAEATWWIELRQRMRAGDLPIPPGRYFAMGDNRNNSQDSRFWGMVPRRSLVGDPFLIYLSTAPTPEHPRGHLRFDRIGRIVH, from the coding sequence ATGATGCGCCGGGCGGCCAATTTCGTTGCCGATGCGATCGGCCAGGTGGCCTCCTCGCTGGCGCGGCTTACGGTCGTGGCACTGTTCGTCATCACGTTCGTGGTGCAGCCCTCGCAGATTCCCACGGGCTCCATGATTCCTACGTTGCTCGTCGGCGATTTCGTGCTCGTCAACAAGCAGGTCTATGCGGATCCCGGTCATTTCCGTTGGCTCATGCCGTATCGCGATCCGCGGCGCGATGACGTCATCGTCTTTCATTACCCCATCGACCCATCGCAACTGCTGGTGAAGCGTGTCATCGCTGTGCCGGGAGATCGTGTCCATCTCCACGAGGGCCAGGTGGTGCTCAACGGCCAACCGCTCAAAGAGCCGTTCGCGCTCTATACGCCGTCCGGCCGTTCGCCGTATCGCGATGAGTTTCCGAATCTGCAACGCGCCGACCCGGCTGCCGAAGCCACATGGTGGATTGAACTGCGGCAGCGGATGCGCGCAGGAGACCTGCCGATACCACCGGGCCGCTACTTCGCCATGGGAGATAACCGCAATAACAGCCAGGACAGCCGTTTCTGGGGCATGGTGCCAAGGCGCTCGCTGGTGGGCGATCCCTTTCTCATCTACCTGAGCACCGCTCCCACACCGGAACATCCGCGCGGTCATCTGCGCTTCGATCGCATCGGCAGAATTGTCCATTAA
- the rnc gene encoding ribonuclease III codes for MAKRSKAAEKMQSAESVESLEGRLRYQFRNPHLLRLALTHSSLAFEKGDGTPNRTTEDNEQLEFLGDAVVGLIVTELLIQHFPDRREGDLTRMRAMLVSGKSMSEAAVRLGIGRDLHLGRGEESTGGRTRSSVLADAVEAIVAAIFRDAGNAGSAPGGGLRAAKSFVEREIFKPRLVELKMAASQGARFGGIVGDWKSALQELLQARGEGQPTYRTLEETGDAHNKRFRVEVLLGDRVMGEGEGGSKKAAQQAAAHIAYDLLNPEIAADGVIAIA; via the coding sequence ATGGCGAAGCGTTCGAAAGCAGCGGAAAAAATGCAGTCAGCGGAATCCGTGGAGTCGCTGGAAGGCCGTCTGCGCTACCAGTTTCGTAATCCACATCTGCTGCGTCTGGCGCTGACGCATAGTTCGCTGGCCTTTGAAAAAGGCGATGGCACACCCAACCGCACCACGGAAGACAATGAGCAGCTTGAGTTTCTGGGCGATGCCGTGGTCGGCCTCATCGTTACGGAGCTGCTGATTCAGCACTTTCCCGACCGCCGCGAAGGCGATCTGACCCGTATGCGCGCCATGCTGGTCAGCGGCAAGAGCATGAGCGAGGCGGCGGTGCGGCTGGGCATTGGCCGCGACCTTCATCTGGGACGCGGCGAGGAATCCACCGGCGGACGCACCCGTTCCAGCGTGCTGGCGGATGCCGTGGAAGCCATTGTTGCGGCTATCTTTCGCGATGCGGGCAACGCCGGCTCCGCTCCGGGCGGCGGATTGCGTGCGGCGAAATCGTTTGTGGAACGCGAAATCTTCAAACCGCGTCTGGTGGAGCTGAAAATGGCGGCATCGCAAGGTGCGCGTTTTGGCGGCATCGTAGGCGACTGGAAGTCCGCATTACAGGAGTTGCTGCAGGCGCGTGGCGAGGGGCAGCCAACGTATCGCACGCTGGAGGAGACCGGCGACGCGCACAACAAGCGCTTCCGCGTGGAAGTTCTGCTGGGCGACCGCGTGATGGGCGAAGGCGAAGGCGGCAGTAAGAAGGCGGCGCAGCAGGCCGCAGCCCACATTGCGTACGACCTGCTGAACCCGGAGATTGCGGCGGACGGAGTGATCGCCATCGCATGA
- a CDS encoding type II toxin-antitoxin system Phd/YefM family antitoxin has product MVTLSSREAQNRFGQLLDTAQREPVAITRHGRPAAFLVSPQEMEELLDARGRRSRAVRELEVWSAQARKQVAPEADVLTDEEINRLVHDVR; this is encoded by the coding sequence ATGGTGACTCTTAGTTCGAGAGAAGCGCAGAACCGATTCGGGCAGTTGTTGGATACGGCTCAACGGGAACCCGTGGCGATTACGCGCCATGGACGTCCGGCTGCGTTCCTCGTTTCTCCGCAGGAAATGGAAGAACTTCTGGATGCACGCGGGCGTCGCAGCAGAGCGGTGCGTGAACTGGAAGTATGGAGCGCTCAGGCCCGCAAGCAGGTAGCACCTGAGGCTGACGTGCTGACAGACGAAGAAATCAATCGGCTGGTGCATGACGTTCGATGA
- a CDS encoding putative toxin-antitoxin system toxin component, PIN family, whose translation MNRRVVFDTSTLVSAALRIGSVPHQALHQALAAYDLCASPETLQELERVLASNKFDRYLDRSLRDQFVSLMQRHIHLFTITSADLQALNPSCRDPRDDPFLALAVVAEAGTMVSSDEDLLVLHPWHDVDILRPGDFLRKSPLPDKAG comes from the coding sequence ATGAACCGTCGCGTTGTCTTTGATACCAGCACGCTGGTGAGTGCTGCCTTGCGCATTGGCTCCGTCCCACATCAAGCTTTGCATCAGGCGCTGGCTGCCTATGATCTTTGTGCCAGTCCTGAGACCTTGCAGGAGCTGGAACGGGTTCTTGCATCGAACAAGTTTGATCGTTATCTGGATCGGTCGTTGCGGGATCAGTTCGTCTCGCTTATGCAACGTCATATCCATCTATTTACGATTACCTCCGCAGACCTTCAGGCTCTCAACCCCTCCTGCCGCGATCCCAGAGACGATCCCTTCCTTGCTCTGGCTGTAGTTGCCGAAGCAGGCACGATGGTAAGCAGTGACGAGGACCTTCTCGTGCTTCATCCCTGGCATGATGTGGACATTCTCCGTCCGGGTGACTTTCTGCGGAAAAGCCCGCTGCCAGACAAGGCAGGATGA
- a CDS encoding LytR/AlgR family response regulator transcription factor encodes MPLNAVIVDDEALARRELRYLLECAGEVDVVAEATNGLEAVSTVLDHAPDILFMDVQMPGLDGFGVLKRLMEDRSLRMPEVIFATAFDQYAVRAFEVNAIDYLLKPFEEKRVALAVEKARMRRAGQGPAAAETQLESVPQASAEERLESLLKLLEVQAQQAVTTPKQRSGKVVVRSAQRLLLVDQREICFASIEEGAISVVTPTLEGMSNVRTLEELLDQLDPETFWRAHRSFVVNIQHIREVVPWFKSSYLLRMDDRKHTEIPVARAQVKRLRELFNL; translated from the coding sequence ATGCCTTTGAATGCCGTCATTGTGGATGATGAAGCGCTGGCGCGGCGCGAACTCCGTTACCTGCTGGAATGCGCTGGCGAAGTCGATGTGGTGGCTGAAGCCACCAACGGTCTGGAAGCAGTTTCCACTGTGCTGGACCATGCGCCAGACATCCTGTTCATGGACGTGCAGATGCCGGGGCTGGACGGTTTCGGCGTGCTGAAACGGCTCATGGAAGACCGCTCGCTGCGTATGCCTGAGGTGATCTTTGCCACAGCGTTCGATCAGTATGCGGTGCGTGCGTTTGAAGTGAACGCCATCGACTACCTGCTGAAGCCATTCGAGGAAAAGCGCGTTGCCCTGGCCGTGGAAAAGGCGCGCATGCGTCGTGCAGGACAAGGGCCGGCCGCAGCCGAGACGCAACTGGAATCCGTGCCTCAGGCCAGCGCCGAGGAGCGCCTGGAAAGCCTCCTGAAACTGTTGGAGGTGCAGGCACAGCAGGCTGTCACGACCCCAAAACAACGGTCGGGCAAAGTCGTGGTCCGTTCCGCACAACGCCTGTTACTGGTGGATCAGCGGGAGATATGTTTCGCCTCGATTGAAGAGGGCGCCATCTCCGTGGTGACACCCACGCTGGAGGGCATGAGCAATGTCCGCACGCTGGAAGAACTGCTGGACCAGCTTGATCCTGAGACGTTCTGGCGCGCGCATCGCAGCTTCGTGGTGAACATTCAGCACATCCGCGAAGTGGTGCCGTGGTTCAAGTCCAGCTACCTGCTGCGCATGGACGATCGCAAACATACAGAGATTCCGGTGGCGCGCGCACAGGTGAAACGCCTTCGCGAACTCTTCAATCTCTAA
- a CDS encoding universal stress protein, producing MPVIGERYRISLERIMVTTDFSPAANLAVRYAAALARRFDATLDLVNVLDLGMNGSDIGGGAMPLDRIAHGNAEELRHQARQLEGVRMEEALLTSFSVVDAILIHANETNPQLIVLATASKHGLGKLVLGSTAEQIFRRASVPVLTVGPKAKEPEATGFHFRNIVYAASHSEESRKAATFAYAFAQDSGAHVYVAHVIPESEQPHENSEEQAKQALERLVPPGVTDWCTPECVIEHGNAPEAILAIAERVNADLIVLGPREESFALKYLKTGMTPQVLAAASCPVMTVR from the coding sequence ATGCCCGTCATTGGCGAACGCTACCGCATCAGCCTGGAACGCATCATGGTGACCACGGATTTTTCTCCCGCAGCCAACCTCGCAGTAAGGTACGCCGCAGCGTTGGCTCGGCGCTTTGACGCAACACTGGATCTGGTGAATGTGCTCGACCTTGGCATGAACGGCTCTGACATCGGCGGCGGCGCCATGCCTCTTGATCGCATTGCCCACGGCAACGCGGAGGAGTTGCGGCATCAGGCGCGGCAACTCGAAGGTGTACGCATGGAAGAGGCACTGCTCACTTCCTTCTCCGTCGTGGACGCCATCCTGATCCACGCGAACGAAACCAATCCGCAACTCATCGTGCTGGCCACTGCCTCAAAGCACGGCCTGGGCAAACTGGTGCTGGGTTCCACCGCCGAGCAGATCTTCCGCCGTGCCTCTGTGCCCGTTCTCACCGTGGGCCCAAAAGCAAAGGAACCCGAGGCCACCGGCTTCCACTTCCGCAACATCGTCTACGCCGCCAGCCACAGCGAGGAGTCGCGCAAAGCCGCCACCTTCGCGTACGCCTTCGCGCAGGACAGTGGCGCGCACGTCTACGTCGCCCATGTGATCCCGGAAAGCGAACAGCCGCACGAAAACTCCGAAGAGCAGGCAAAGCAGGCCCTGGAACGGCTCGTCCCTCCCGGCGTCACGGACTGGTGCACACCCGAGTGCGTCATAGAACACGGCAACGCCCCGGAAGCCATTCTCGCTATCGCAGAACGAGTGAACGCGGACCTCATCGTCCTGGGCCCGCGAGAGGAATCGTTCGCATTGAAATACCTGAAGACCGGCATGACGCCACAGGTCCTGGCCGCAGCCTCCTGCCCCGTGATGACCGTCCGTTAA